In the Paramisgurnus dabryanus chromosome 5, PD_genome_1.1, whole genome shotgun sequence genome, one interval contains:
- the LOC135732824 gene encoding thiosulfate:glutathione sulfurtransferase, translating to MFKHLNVGLLALLAIVLLSDNTEQSEFCNEAENCDLWTETSHKSPTDAVVTYKQLKHMLSSGRVQLFDVREPYELESGFISGAANIPLGDVDQALRLNPDQFKERYGVPKPSTEDTDFLLYCQRGRRSLDALETAWALGYTRARHYAGGYNEWIQAESEL from the exons ATGTTTAAACATCTGAACGTAGGTTTATTGGCTCTGCTGGCGATCGTGTTACTATCGGATAACACAGAACAATCTGAATTCTGCAATGAAGCTGAAAACTGCGATCTATGGACTGAAACATCTCACAAGAGTCCTACAG ATGCTGTAGTAACATATAAGCAGTTGAAACACATGTTATCCTCTGGAAGGGTCCAGCTCTTCGATGTGCGTGAACCTTATGAGCTTGAATCAGGGTTTATTTCAGGGGCCGCCAATATTCCAC TGGGAGATGTGGATCAGGCCCTAAGACTGAACCCAGATCAGTTTAAAGAGCGCTATGGAGTCCCAAAGCCTTCAACAGAGGACACAGACTTTTTGCTTTACTGCCAGAGAGGACGCCGCAGTCTTGATGCACTGGAAACAGCTTGGGCTTTGGGCTACACCAg GGCTCGACATTACGCTGGTGGATATAATGAATGGATTCAAGCGGAGTCTGAACTTTAA